Proteins encoded together in one Desulfuromonas acetoxidans DSM 684 window:
- a CDS encoding ammonia-forming cytochrome c nitrite reductase subunit c552 has product MPKKHFFSARLRVSLFLLFLLSAIMIAVNGNTITSVHNARGIPTKGLTTIELGKTYPAQYESWKATAEPTPAAKSKYKRGYDTDGILYSKIDEYPYLALLLNGWGYGAEFTEPRGHVYMIEDQVDIEPTRLKAGGSCLSCKTPYAQDLQTELGEDYFKKSYAELRDDIPAQDQLLGVTCVDCHNTDDLSLKISRGFTLGKALPQIGKQPSDLSNQDKRSLVCAQCHVTYTMPKNAQMKTTDVLFPWSGSQWGNISVENIIATIKSDPTYKEWTQSVTGFKLGFVRHPEFEFFSKDSPHWQAGLSCADCHMPSTDAADQTISDHRIMSPLKNDLTACAACHTEEPNSLREMVFAIQDNTATAMINTGYALAGVAKLFELAHHSSAAETITTTSLYQQAKEAYEQAFYRLMFIQNENSTGFHNPPEATRILNDTEKYTNTAERLLREAIITSGITIPEIVDLELDQYLYNRGNKKLNFNPNMEIVLPQTPHYPDSLSEEPHQITHPSANAALPQ; this is encoded by the coding sequence ATGCCTAAGAAACATTTTTTCAGTGCCAGATTACGCGTATCGCTATTCCTTTTGTTTCTGCTCTCTGCCATCATGATTGCTGTGAATGGCAACACAATAACGTCAGTCCATAATGCTCGTGGAATTCCAACAAAAGGCCTAACAACTATTGAGCTTGGAAAAACCTACCCAGCACAATATGAGTCTTGGAAAGCCACAGCCGAGCCAACGCCTGCGGCCAAAAGTAAATATAAGCGTGGCTATGACACAGACGGCATCCTTTACAGCAAAATTGATGAGTACCCCTACTTGGCTTTGTTACTGAATGGCTGGGGGTACGGAGCTGAATTTACCGAACCACGTGGGCATGTGTACATGATTGAAGACCAAGTGGATATTGAGCCAACCCGTCTCAAAGCAGGCGGCTCGTGTTTAAGCTGTAAAACACCATATGCCCAAGATTTGCAGACTGAATTGGGTGAGGACTACTTCAAAAAATCGTATGCTGAATTACGTGATGATATCCCGGCTCAAGACCAATTATTGGGAGTGACTTGTGTTGATTGTCATAACACGGACGATCTGTCTCTCAAAATCTCTCGCGGTTTTACTCTGGGCAAAGCCCTGCCCCAGATTGGAAAGCAACCGTCCGATTTATCCAATCAGGATAAACGATCTCTAGTGTGTGCACAGTGTCACGTCACCTACACCATGCCGAAAAATGCGCAAATGAAGACAACAGATGTTCTTTTCCCATGGTCAGGGAGCCAGTGGGGAAACATCAGTGTTGAAAACATTATTGCCACGATCAAATCCGATCCCACCTATAAAGAGTGGACACAAAGCGTGACGGGATTCAAACTTGGCTTTGTGCGTCACCCGGAGTTTGAATTTTTCTCCAAAGACAGTCCACACTGGCAAGCTGGTTTATCCTGTGCAGACTGCCACATGCCGAGTACAGATGCAGCGGACCAAACAATTTCCGACCATCGGATCATGAGTCCGTTAAAAAACGACCTAACAGCTTGTGCGGCCTGTCACACTGAAGAACCCAATAGCCTGCGGGAGATGGTTTTTGCCATTCAGGACAACACGGCAACGGCAATGATCAACACAGGCTACGCCCTGGCTGGGGTGGCAAAGCTTTTTGAGCTGGCTCATCACAGCTCCGCAGCAGAAACCATTACCACCACTTCTCTCTATCAGCAGGCAAAAGAGGCCTACGAACAGGCTTTTTACCGCTTGATGTTTATCCAAAATGAAAACTCCACCGGATTTCACAACCCGCCGGAAGCTACTCGCATCCTGAACGATACCGAAAAGTACACAAATACTGCAGAACGCTTACTCCGTGAGGCCATCATCACATCAGGAATAACGATTCCAGAGATTGTTGATTTGGAGTTGGACCAGTACCTGTATAACCGTGGAAATAAGAAACTGAACTTCAACCCCAACATGGAAATTGTACTGCCACAGACACCTCATTATCCCGATAGCCTGTCGGAAGAGCCCCATCAAATAACACATCCGTCTGCGAACGCTGCATTGCCACAGTAA
- the hcp gene encoding hydroxylamine reductase — translation MSMFCFQCQEAAKGTGCTIAGVCGKKEDTAGLQDLLVYNLKGLAVVAEEAKSQNKLDESIGLFICQALFATITNANFDNQRIKELIKTTIAKRDALKLAIGFNSDANVTNWNGTESEYAAKAAQVGVLSQPNEDVRSLRELLIYGLKGMAAYTDHAAMLGFQNNDIYEFMISALAGTTRELSVEEMIGQVLKCGEVAVTAMALLDEANTSTYGNPEITKVNIGVRNNPGILISGHDLKDMEELLKQTEGTGVDVYTHSEMLPANYYPEFKKYDHFVGNYGNAWWQQDKEFTSFNGPILMTTNCITPVKDAYRDRIYTTGMAGWPGVTHIAERPDGGNKDFSEIIEKAKSCPAPVEIETGEIVGGFAHAQVMALADKVVDAVKSGAIKRFVVMAGCDGRHTSRSYFTEVAQELPQDAVILTAGCAKYRYNKLDLGDIGGIPRVLDAGQCNDSYSLAYIALKLKEVFELDDINDLPISYDIAWYEQKAVVVLLALLHLGVKHIRLGPTLPAFLSPNVAKVLVENFDIKPIGEVKTDVAAIMAGK, via the coding sequence ATGAGTATGTTTTGTTTTCAATGTCAGGAAGCCGCGAAAGGAACCGGTTGCACCATCGCCGGCGTCTGCGGAAAAAAAGAGGACACCGCAGGACTGCAGGACCTATTAGTCTACAACTTGAAGGGTTTGGCCGTTGTCGCTGAAGAGGCAAAATCACAGAACAAACTGGACGAGTCCATCGGCTTGTTCATCTGCCAAGCCCTGTTCGCCACCATTACCAACGCCAACTTTGACAACCAGCGCATCAAAGAACTCATCAAGACCACCATTGCCAAGCGGGATGCCCTGAAACTGGCCATTGGCTTCAATAGTGATGCCAACGTCACCAACTGGAACGGAACTGAATCCGAGTACGCTGCAAAAGCGGCGCAGGTCGGCGTCCTTTCACAGCCCAACGAAGACGTACGCTCATTGCGTGAATTGCTCATTTACGGCCTGAAGGGCATGGCCGCCTACACGGATCATGCGGCGATGTTGGGTTTCCAGAATAACGATATTTATGAATTCATGATTTCAGCACTGGCCGGCACGACACGCGAGCTAAGTGTCGAAGAAATGATTGGCCAGGTTCTTAAATGCGGAGAAGTAGCCGTGACAGCCATGGCGTTACTGGACGAAGCCAACACGTCAACCTATGGCAATCCGGAGATCACCAAGGTCAATATCGGGGTACGCAACAACCCCGGCATTCTCATTTCCGGCCACGACCTCAAAGACATGGAAGAGCTGCTTAAGCAGACCGAAGGTACCGGCGTTGATGTCTATACGCACAGCGAGATGCTGCCGGCCAACTATTATCCAGAATTCAAGAAATACGATCATTTTGTTGGTAACTATGGCAATGCCTGGTGGCAGCAGGACAAGGAGTTCACTTCTTTCAACGGACCGATTCTGATGACAACCAACTGCATCACTCCGGTCAAGGACGCCTATCGAGACCGGATCTACACCACCGGCATGGCCGGCTGGCCTGGAGTCACCCATATCGCGGAACGCCCAGATGGTGGCAACAAAGATTTCTCCGAGATCATCGAGAAAGCGAAAAGCTGTCCGGCTCCGGTGGAGATTGAAACCGGGGAAATTGTCGGAGGGTTTGCTCACGCCCAGGTCATGGCTCTGGCAGACAAAGTTGTTGACGCGGTTAAATCGGGAGCCATCAAGCGTTTTGTCGTCATGGCGGGATGTGATGGTCGCCATACCAGCCGCAGCTATTTTACCGAAGTTGCCCAAGAGTTACCACAAGACGCGGTTATCCTAACCGCCGGGTGTGCAAAATACCGTTACAACAAGCTTGATCTCGGGGATATCGGCGGCATTCCCCGTGTGCTTGATGCCGGTCAGTGCAATGACTCATACTCTCTGGCCTACATCGCACTGAAGCTTAAAGAGGTCTTCGAACTCGACGACATCAATGACCTGCCCATTTCCTATGACATCGCCTGGTATGAACAAAAAGCCGTCGTCGTGTTGCTGGCGCTGCTTCATCTCGGTGTGAAACACATCCGCCTCGGACCGACATTGCCAGCATTCCTGTCGCCCAATGTCGCCAAGGTGTTGGTCGAAAATTTTGATATCAAGCCGATCGGTGAGGTTAAAACTGATGTCGCCGCGATCATGGCTGGAAAATGA